A window of Mustela erminea isolate mMusErm1 chromosome 19, mMusErm1.Pri, whole genome shotgun sequence genomic DNA:
ACCAGGGCTCAGTGCCCCGTGAGTGCCAGCACAGCCACGACAGCACTGGCTTCCAGCCCACCCCCAGGGCCCGCAGTGtgcgcccccacctgcctctgaccctcacccctcagtttccttacccatAGAGGCAGTGTCCCTTCGCAGCCCATGTTCCCCCCAGGGGTTGCTGTGAGGTGAGGGAAGGCTTTCATCATCCCCCTTGCCCCTTACCTTCCACCCTCATCCCCAGCTCCCCAGAATAATCGGACGGAGAATGGCCTCCAGTGCCCAGCCTGTGTGGCGCCCTTTCAGGAGACATGTCCGGGAACCCAGTCAGCTCGCTGTGTTGGCCAGGAAACCCACTGTGTCTACTTCGCTGGCAACGTGCAGGCTGGTGAGGCGAACCTGGATCTCTAGACAAGGGGACAGGGCCCCAGAACTGGAGGCCCATACTGCCAGGTTCTAGGGGAGATGGTGGCTCTAGGGATCTGGGGGAGGGCATGCGGAGTGGGGCATGAAAGGGGGGTAATGGTGGGGAAGCCCCCTGGGTGGTGAGGAAGAAGGGGTTAGGGGCTGACTCCACTCTGAAATCCCCCCTTTCCCAGGTCTCATCAACCCCAAATTTGCCACTCGGGGCTGTGCTACCGAGAGTGCCTGCTATGCCAAAGCCGGGGCCCAGGTGCCTTCAGCCTCTTATATCTACTTCCTCCGCCGAGCCGACTGCCTTCCAGCACCCCAGCCTCCTGGCAGGGTGGAGCGAAGAACTGAGGAATATGTGGCTTGAGGTCTCCATGTGTCCCCAGCCTCCAACTCCCCATGTGCCTATACATTAAACAGGTTAATCAAGCAAGCCTGAGTTCTTGTGATGTGTTGCATCTCAGAAAGGTAGGGTGCAGGAAGCGGGGGACTTAACCCTCGGGAACCTCCTCTTtgcaaggaagggagagaagaccCTAGCATTTATTAAAGGAGTGCTCCATGCCGGGCTGCTGTGCAGACCGTTCTCCATGCTGTACCTCAGAATCCCAACAGCTCTGTGAAGtgggtattattatccccatgttacagatgaacaaactgaggcaGAGATTTTGGGTCAAACCACTAGGAAGGGGCACATGCCAGAGTCCATGATCACCTCTCCAGATGACCCTTTccctctttttgcttcttttcctgtcTGCAAAATGTGGATAGTAATAGTTACGACTTATTGGGTCATTGggccaaatgaaagaaaactgaaaaagcaCTTAATGTGCTGCCTAGCACCTGTCAGATAATGTTGGTTCTAGAGATGATATGTCCATGAGTAGTAATCATCTTATTTGCTGCTACTTAATGAAGGTGTTAAACACTGGCCTCCACCAGATTATGCTACAATGACAAGCAAGTCCCTAATCTCAGTGGCTGAAGGCAACAACGTTGTATTAGTCGACTACTGTTGCAGTAACGCTGTGTTACAAACCATCCCCAAACTGAGCATTGCAACAAGCATTCTTTCTGAGGGTTTGTGGGTGGCTGACTCTGCATTAGTTGGTTGGGCTCCTATCTGGGAAGAAGATTCAAGTTCATGGAATCAGTGGCTCCCGGGCTAGTGTTCTTACGGCTGATCACAGGCACACAGAGCCCAAGTGCATTAAATGCCCCTGCTGAGGTCTGGGGTGCTAACATTCCACAGAGTCAAGTAAGTTACATGGTCAAAGTCAACATCAAGAGCGGCATTTGCTGAACGAGTCCCCACTCATAAGTAGTCGATTCTTCCTTCACCCTACGTGTAGCACTGTTCACAGGGTGTTCTGCTCACCGTAACTGCAGAGCACCCACCAACTCGAACATTGCCAGGTACAGGAAAGCACAAGGAAGCCTCATGTGGGTGATTAGATGCTGTGACCCAGAAGTGACTAGATGAAACTCATGGGATGGAGCTAGTTGGATGGTCCCCCAAACCCCACGTAGTGGGAGGGGGCGGGCTGGGAAGTGCTGCTCTACTGAGACTTCGTGACCTCGACCATGGACTTGTTTCGTTTAGTAAGCAGCAGGAATGGCTGCCAGGGCCTCCTAGCGAAGAGTTCTTGTTTTATCGTCCCAGCTCCAGGGGTGATAGGCACTGTGATTCTGTCCTCTTTTCAGaagaacctgaggctcagaggagggaTGTTACATTGGAGTTCACGCAACTACACTGTGGTGGAGCCAAAGATTTTAATCATCACGTCACAGAGAGGGAACAAGCCTCTGTTATCTTTGACTGTATCTTTCTGTAACCACtcccaaacttagtggcttagaaCAATGGACCCCCTTTCATTTAGCTTGGGATTCTGCCCTCCACAGTTTGGTCTGAGATCATCCAGCTGGCTCTGCTGCAGGGTTCAGCTTGTCAGCGAGGCAGCTGTTTTGGAGGGTTCGCTGGCTGTAACTTGGGGTGTGAAGAGTGACTGGGCCACATGCCTCTACTCACCCAGCAAGTTAGCCTGGACTTCTTGGCATGGCACGGGTTCCAAGGGCAGCAAGAGAGGAAGCCCTAATGTGTGAGCACTTTTCAAGTGTCTACTTGGGTGGTGTTTGCTGTTTGTTGGTCCTGCGGCTGGGCAAATCATGCAGCCAGGTCAAGAGTCAGTCGGGACTCTCGAAGAACACAGAGAGGAATTAATGGGCTAAGCTGCTTCCAGCCCTGGAATGCTTTACTGTCACAACCCCCAAGGTCTAAGTGTCACTTTTCCACCTGTGTCTACCCCCTGCCCACCGACACATACACTCTCAGGAGTCTCTGGATTCCAGGTCAAGGGTTCTTTCCCATACACACCCTCACCATCCAGCTCTCctctcccaggacccaggagtccccacccttggtctctttctccttcagacCCAGTACTACCTccagccccttccttccccagactaAGCAAAAATCTCAAGCATCTTCCTTCCCCTTCAAGCCCCCAAagaagagacacagtgagatttCTACTCCTTTTTATTCACTCCCTCAAACAGCACCACAGGCCAACTATACCCTTAACTAGCCCTCCCCGGATCCCCACCCCAGTGCATACAAGTCTCTTCATTATCTAGAATTGTGTGAAACTCAGCTCCAGTGATAAGATTGTCTCTTCCACTTCCGCTTCTGGCAATGGGCTAAGACTTAGCATTCATTTCCTTGAATTCTTGCCCCTAGAGGGTCTTCCAGCCTGGAAGCATGATGTCGACACACCCTGAAGGCAGCCAGCAATCAGTTCTCAAGGGAGTCGTACTTACTCTTTCTGCTTGGATGCTCCCAGAGTCGGATACCTCACTAGCAACATGATGCCTGTCATCAAAAGTCATAATTTAAAAGgcaaccaccccacccccaaattagtTACAACACCCTAGTGTCGATACACACCAACAGAAACACAATGAGCACTCCCCAATACAGACAGAGGCAAACAAAATCGGGTCTTGCTTTCTCAGATATGATCCCCAGCACGAGTCCCACTGGCATGACAGCAAAGGGAATTTGGAGCAGGGAAGCATGGCACAGAGGTCCCAGGGAAGACCAAATTGGAGATGGTGTGaaagtggcagaaagagaggagggcaCTCTGTGAGCAAAGGCATGGGCGTGAGACAGAGGTGCCCAGACCAGAGTTGTCTGGGTACCACCTGGGGAACCCGGCACAGGCAACAAGACTTATGGCTGAGCTGCcctggggggggagggcaggcttCTCTGGAGGGCTACAGGATGctgatgtgtgtgcacacgtgtgtgagagagaaaatatgcATGTACATAAGTACATACATACACTCTTCTCACAATGACCCTGTGAGGTAGATGCCACTTGCtgagcaacttgcccaaggttacccCAATGTCAGGAGGACTGTCTAACCCTAGAGCGACACCAATAGGATTTCCTGTGATAATGGAAGCGTTCTGGGTCTTTGCTCTCCAGTGCTCTAGCCACACATCACAGGTGGCCACCGAGCCCTGGGAACATGGTTAGTGTTAACTGGGAAATGGAGTTTTAAACTTTAttcacttttaattaaaaacGGATACACACCGCAGTTATTGGGAAACTGGTCAATATAATTGGGACAGCTTGGGTAGAGGAATCAGTTTTCTCCACTGACGAATTTTCGGGAAGTTAAATAGAGGTATTTCTGATGAGCATTTATCATCTGAATGAGAGGTACACTATgtgtaaaatatctcattctcTTCTTGATTGATTACAGGTTgaattaatattttggatatactaGGTTAAGGAAGACGCAACTAGCTTCACCGTTTCCTTTTACCTTTGTAATTTGGCTGCTGGGACATTTCCAGTTACAGATGTGGCTCCCATTCCGTTTGTCAGACAGCACTACTGGGcacctctcccatctccctgcgGCTGGCGAGCTGGACTGGAAGGCAGACCATGGTGGACTGGGTATTACAGATACAGGCAAACACCTTTCCCTGAAGCCCGAAAGGCCTTCGAGGACAGTGTGATGCTGTTCAGTATTGAGCCAAATGCTTTCTCCCACCTCGGCCATTCTCAACTGAGGGGACAAACTGTGCCAGCGGCAAGGGTTCAAGCTGGACACGGGGGTACCATCTGGCAGGTATCTGCCACTTACAGAGTCACCCTTGTCGCCTGCTGTCAAAGAAAATAGGATCTTGGAAGAGTTTACGGTTTTTATCCAGCCCTTTCATTTCACAGGTGGGAAATAAGGCACTGGTCCAAGTCACCAAGAGTGCCAGTGGCGAAGCCTTGCTTGCCTCCCAGATCCCCTGACCTCTGACAGGGGCTCCTCTCCCATCAGATGCTTGTTTCTCCCACCTCACTCATTTCCCATCTTGTGGCCAGAGGCTGACAATCTAAGTTCCAGTCTGCTCATGAATTTGGTATTTACTTATACTGAATAATTACTAATCATGTGTACCAGGCACTCTTCTAGGTGCTGGGGTACAGCAGAGAACAAGACCAGTCACAGGATCATAGCtattaaataggtaaataaataaataaggtaattaTTTACAGTAATAATTGCTACAAGGGAAACACTGGCGGGCTGAGATGAATAATGGTGACGTGTGAGGTACTTCAGTTACACTGGTCACCGAAGGCCTCTCTGAGGGGACATGTGAGCTTAGACCTGCTTGACAAGGAGGAACCTGTCATGGGAAGATCTGGGGGGCAGAGCATTCTAGGCAGAATGAACAGTAAATGCAAAGGTCCTGCGGTAGGATCCAAGGTGGCCCACCCAGGCATCAGAAGAAGATCAGGCTGGTTGGAGGACAGGGTGGGCATAGGGAATGTGAACAGGCAGGGGCCAGACCACACAGGACCTTGCTGTGTGCTGTTAGGCCTAGAGCCTGTCCTCCCTGGCCTTTGCTCTCCCCATCTCTCATAAAAGAGGTTCAACTTCATTGCCTTTTGGGTCCCCCCTTTCTGTTTTTTGACATTGAAGAATTCTGTGACCTGTGACATCTTTTCTACCTATAGTTGGCAGTCTAGAACATTCCAGGCACTGTGGCTTCTGCCTTTGCTTCACTCATGGCACACTCCCACGGTCTGGAATACTCCCTAGCTGTTCTGTGGGTCTCTTGTCCTCTGCAGCACTGTGTGTACACCAGAAGATAGAGCCTCTTGGTGACACCTGAGGTAGCCAACACCGAAATGTCTGGATAAGTGCAGCACGACAGCTGCTTTTCCAAAAAAGGCAGGAGTATAAAATACCAAGACCAGAAAGGATTAGGCTTAATGACAGAAGACATCAAGACCAAAAAGAGAAACCACTAAGGAAGCAGAgggacaaagaaacagactcaccaAGATCCCCTAAATCACTCAGCACCTATAAAACGGGGGCAGTCATAGCCTTCCCAAACTCACACAAAGAGAGGCAACAGCCAGGGTCCAAATCTTTAAGGGATTTGTGGGAGATACCTCTGGGGTATGGGTTCCTGCCTTCCCACACCCAGAAGGTCTCATTCCTGGTCTCGGGCTGCCCCCAGGGCCCACCATGCCCAGACCTCTtgcctcctcccctctttttGTGGGACTGTCCACAACAGCTGGGGAAGGAATCGAGGTCATCAGGCCCCTGGTGCAGCAAGTATTAGACATCTCTCTGTTCCCCAAAGTGGACCAAAGGTTCTCCAGCTCTTCTGCAcagtctcctgctccctcctgtAGATGGAGACCTCCCACCACCCAAAAATGAGACCAAGGTCCTCCCCAATGAAGGTTCAAAGCCACTGCCTCTTGAGGAACTAGGAGGCTGGATGCAGGCCCACTGCCTCTGAGAAGCCCAACTCCTACATCCCCAAGTGGCTCAGCAGTTCCAAGGATTCCCACTCCCTGGGGTACCCAGACTCCTTCCTTCATACTGGAATCTCCAGAATGATGGAGACCCTCCTCAGCAGAAATCAGGGCTTTCAcctctcccccccacccgcccctcccAGGGCTAGAGGACCAAACAGATCCAGTTTCTACTCCCCTGGAAACCAGGATACAACCCCTCAGGTTCCTTCAGGACACATTCTGGTGCCATGCCCTGTGGTCCCCAGGGAAATCAGTTCTCTCCCCCAGACTCCTTTCCCCTCCAGGAGCCATGAATTCAGGGGACTACAAGTCACAGAGCCCAATCAGTAGTCCTAGAGCCCTCGTCCCCTTCAGGCACTCAAGATTCTGAGTGGCAGCCCCCAGCTCTGTTACCTCCGAGGCCCAGACATTCCCATGCCAGATTCGGGACTCCCAATTACGCCCCCCTCCCTCTAACCGGGACTTGGGAGTCCTCAGCCCCTGGCGGAGCCAAGCAGCAGGGACGCTGAGCACCCCGGCAGCCCCGACCCTCATCCCACCCCTCACTGCGCTGGCCCATGGGGTGCCAACACGGCCTCTGCATCGGCCTGCATCTCGTTGAGGGCCTGCAGCAGGACGCCGTGCGCGGCGCGGTAACCCAGGCCGCCGGTGGCCGCCGCACCGCCCGCGGGCCACAGGAAGGACAGGGCGCCCAGCGCCGCGCCCCCCGCAGTGCCCTCGCCGGCCCATGCGCCCAGCCGCGCCTCCACCTCAGCGCGGGTCACCGGGCCCGGGAATCGCGTCCGCTCTGCCAGCTCCCCGGGAGTCAGACCTAGCGCGCGCTCGCGTCGAGCCAGTGCCGCGGGTTCCAGCCC
This region includes:
- the PINLYP gene encoding phospholipase A2 inhibitor and Ly6/PLAUR domain-containing protein, which gives rise to MRTPVKPVTFLLAFTLLCTLLGLGCPLSCEVCRGSGPTCSGKMKVCEAGQDACVVIVGESCTKGRHSLNTYKACMKYSDCYSGFVSTTMGPKDYMVSNTRCCQSDGCNQGSVPPPQNNRTENGLQCPACVAPFQETCPGTQSARCVGQETHCVYFAGNVQAGLINPKFATRGCATESACYAKAGAQVPSASYIYFLRRADCLPAPQPPGRVERRTEEYVA